The sequence ctttgaagatgttgtaGTACTTGTGTTTGTAGGAATATTGAAGTTATGGACATCTTGGAACGGATGTAATGCGTTATTATATAGCCGTCAGTGCTCCGGCAGAACGAGGCGACTTCGTTCCAACTTGACTTGCGATGGCAGTGTCTACTAGGTTAGCGAATTTGAAACCCAGATGAAGTGCAAAATATTACTATCAGGTTTATCACCATGGCAAATTGGAGTCACGAGAATATCTGTTTAGTACACGAACGACGTCATGCTCGAAGGGCATCAATTCCGTCCGTCCACAAACAATTCTGCTTTTTGAGCCTCTCATGACGCAAGCAAGTCACCAAACTACCATTGGGTCAAAGCCATTGATGCTTAGCATGCTCAGCCACAAATATCGGGTCATTTTGCTATGCAAGCCGATCAGCGAAGAACTTATGAAGTCGTCAAGTTTCAAGCCTAGCACATGCTTTATTGTTAGTGTTGTAAAAGATGTCTCACAGTGTCGGCCTCCTGGCGGGTATGTTGTACCTCATCAGCTCAATAGGAACTTTGAAGCGTCGTTTGTTTGCATAAGATACTGACTTGAGACTGACAGAGGTTAAAATTCGCTCAGTTCTCTGTTGTTTGTATGGACAACAGCTGTACAATTTGTACATACTGTCTCTCGGCATGGCTTATCAAGAGCATAAGCTCAACTGCGGTGTTTATTCGCTGTCGCCTATATTTATTTACCATGAGCTTCGGAGTTCTCATAACTCATATGTGTACTGGAAGTACGCTTAATGCAATGGCTAAGCACCAGGCGACTCAGTTTTCCCATGCTACGCCAGCTCAAGCTTGTTGATATGTGAGAGAGGTGCTCCATGTCAGGGCTCTTGTGCGCGGCCACTAACTGGCCAATCCAGAAACGAAGAGACGTAAACATCAGAGAGTGCCTTAAACCCTCCGACCTGGTAGAAGTGGCGCAGGTTGCTGATCTGCGACAGTTGAAGTTTGGGCCAGAGCCGGGGCGCATTTAGTTGGCAGCAGGAGTATTAGGCTGGTGGCAGGTTTGAAAGATGGACCGAAGTAGGAAATTTgctctgccgccgccacaacCCTTcaggcattggcggcatAGACAAGGCATAAATTTAGGGAGACCAACTTGTGGATTTCAAGCATCGCCATTGTTTCAATATTTATCCGACGTCAGAACGTCTGCAATCTAAAGTTGAGCTTTGGATCTTGGAGAGTCCCCGTAGCAGGCAGTGCTCTTCGGTGTGTAGACTCTTCATACTGGTTTGTTTAAGATGTACAATGCTAGAGCGAAAGCTCCAATCTGCCAAGGCTGAATTGTGCTTGAGTGTAGGCAAGTTCACCAGCATATAACTTCACGCCTTAAGCCGTTGTAATGCCCCGCGGAAGACCATTCAAAACACAGTACTATTCAAGTCATAATCGAAACGCCAagcttgacatggttggaAAACACCCCCGGCTCCTCTCTCGGCAATGTCCCGCCAGGAAACAGGGCTCTATACAGTTACCCAATATACAGCAGCCAGGCAATAGCGTAAAATTAAAAGGTAGACCATAACTTGAACCGATACATACAAATTTTTAAATCCTTACTAAGACAAATATTCTATCACAGATCAGCAATACAGCTCTAACTGTAATCAATCGCGGTTAGCTCGCAAGCGGGCGCGAGATCGGGAATATCAGAGACAATCACGGGCTAAGAGGAAGGACTATGTAACATGGCTTGAGGCCGAGGTGCAAAAGCTTGAAAATAAACAAAATATCGATAATGTGATTTGGGAGTTGCGTCGACGCAACGCAGCAGTTGAGGCAGAGTTAGCTAGTCTTAAAGCTATTCTCGCCATCAACCGCACCGAATTCCCCCAGATGCCAAATACAGCCAATTCCAAATCATCGAACCTCTCCTTCAACGAAGCATCAACTCTGCAGGATATTCCACGATGTCTTAAGTCCTCAACTGCTGGGACAGGACACTTCAACGCCTCTTTCTTCCCATTTACACATGACGCCATGTCGTACTACATGGTGACATGACGTCTAAATGTTCGCCAACCGACTATAGGTCTTGCGGTAATAACGATTGATCCGGGAAATATACCTCGACTGTATGCTAAGGGATATACGGCGTTTGCTAGGATTAATTCGGATGAAGCAAATTTTAACTAGTTATTAACGTATCGAAACTGAAATTAACAGAGAGAGTCAATTATTGGGAGGTAATTAAATGCTGATAGATTTAGCGCAACTGTGTGACAAACTTTAAAAGAGGTGAGGTTTCAAAGTGGGGGTCAGAATGTTAATCCGGCACAGCACGCCTAGTGGCTTGATCGGCAGCGTGATCGGCAGTAAATTGTATCAGGATGCTGCATGCAGCCCAGTTGACAGATGTGCGCATGGGTAGCCACTCACTGTAGCCTAAAGGGCAAATTTCTCAGAATCTCAAGGGACCAACAGTAATAACTTGGGCATTTGTTCTAGGACAGTCACGAATATCCACATCTGCGAGTGGTCTGGGGTAGTTGTGAATAGCAAGTACCCAAAGTGATTTACTAATGTTTCGTACTGTATGTGTTTCTCGCTCTCTTCCTTTTCAGTCGCTCAACTAGCGCCAACTCAGCCTCAATCGCCGCCTCGGTAAAAACTATCGCTATGGCAATAAACCGTATACTCTTTATCTCCCTTGTAACAACTGCAGCTTTTGGTATTGCACTCTTGTTTACACTGGTACGTTACTCCTACCTGGGCACTAGTAGTTTTGGCTGGCAATGGTATCACAAGCTTCGTTTTCGGGTAACGCATATTGTGGCTCTCGACGTTTAAATCTGGCCTGCGATGTAGCCGGTTATTGACAAGTTTAAATTCACAAGCGGGCCCCAAACATATACGTCATGTGGGAGCACCTTAGATTAGGAAAACAAGTTCAGCCTGCTGCTTGCTGAACAAGGTTTCCAGACCTTGTGTCCCCTCGACAGTACCACTCCGAGCCAACCCAATCCTCCGATGTGTATTGGGACTGCCAGCAACCGGTTCGACTCCTAAAGCAACCTCGATCTGACGGGAGGGGGTTTCATCAAGTGGGTCTTCTACGATGAACTTTCCCAAGTAGAGTAACTAGACATCTAGccccttggccttggcaaaATGAAGACTATCTGGAGTATAGTTTGCTAGCTGCCTTTCACCACGAGCCAGGACGCATAATCCAAATGATTTATCGCGTATTAAGGCATTATTTGTTTTCCCTCGCGCTTCACTGCTAAGATTTGTACGAGCAGTCGATGTGGTCACTATCACAATCGAAGAGCCAGCGCTTTGCCACCGAGAAATTAGACTTAGCTTGAAGTGGTCGTCCGATGGTATTCTACCTAAGGTGTGCGTAGCTCCCTACCGCGGCTTAATAGATTGCGGATATTCTTTTGGAGAAGCATCATTTCTCACCAGGTATTGAGAAGACGTCAACGTATGCGTAGTTACCGGCAGCCTAACCGCTACTAGTTTTCCAAGTCTTTCGAATATATTTCACACCTCCGAGGCCGGTTTTAACTCCGGGAAATGAACTGTCGGTAACAAGCCTGTTGGTTTCCACGAAGAATTTGTACGTCGGCGATTGACCTCGGTTAATTGAGTCAGACGCCTTAGAGTCTATGCTACGATGGCGAGCCACCGCATCATCAGCCGACGGCCCGTGGTCCCAGCGGCAAATCCAAGCAGCGCAGTCCTGAATAAAGCGCAAAGTTTGCATCCGTCCAGTGCAGAAGTCTCCAAATCAGAGAATGTATAGCGATGGCTAACTCTCCAAGGGCGGTTGTGGGCGAAAGGCAAACGGGAGCATCTCTGCAGATCATCTCGACTGGATAAACAGttaaaagaaaagaaaggagCTCACCGACACCCTAACGTGTTACGCCAAAGATAACTATTGGTTTTACAGCCATTGATAGTGTAGGTTGCCAGCTCGTTACATGACATACCCTCACAGTCCATTCCATTGAGAATGATTCGGCCAGGGTCGCGCGCATGGAAGATCAGTATGTTATCGCTGAATTTGCTAGGCAGAGCTTTGGAATCAAatctggtccatgtctcgCCGCGGTCATCGGTTTGAAACTGAATCTTGGAGGCTGTAAGTATATACGCTCTTCTTCTGTCGAAAGGATGCATAATAAGGCGGAGAGCCTTGTTCATTGGCACATCTTTAATTTGTTGCCATGAGACGCCTGCATCTGCTAATCGGTAGAGGTTTCCTTTCGTTTCATCTTTAAACATAATAATGTCGCTGCCTCCGAAAAAGTTGATTAGGAAAGCGACATTCTCGAACCTGTTGACCGTCATCAACGGTTCCTCGGCAAGGACTGAGGACCATATTATGGACAACGGGAGGAACCATATGGCCACCACTCTGCTGAAGAATGCCATTGTTTTCATCGTTGGATGAACCGCAATGGACTGTACGGAAGCAAAGTTGTGAAACGAAAAAGGAGCAGCAAGTGCGGTTGATCCTGCTGTGTTTGAGGCTCAAAGTCGCCTTCAGTCGGAACACAGCTAAAGCGTCTTGCAGTTGTTTATTATTAGGAGCTGGGGACTTGTTTGACTCAGAGGGGTATGGGTGCCTATATGTAGGAATTTTCAGCTGGGCACTGTGATGTTAAGAATCTCGTTATGCTATAACATCCCGGCTTGCGTTCTGCCCGGTTTTCTCGCGTCTGCATTCCGTTTAAGTCATGGCCGAAACAATTCTTTTATCTCGACCGTCGGCACCACGGTGTCACCTGAGGCCAAATAATGAGATGAGTAGACTACTATTGGATTAACCTGCCCCAGTCGCCAGTTTGTATTGGCGTTGTCCACCGGCTGACATCCTATACTTTTGAGGTAGGTACTTGTGCTAGATGTGCATCTTGCCCTGATACTCTGCAAAAGTTAAGTTTGGTTCTTTATAGCGCGGTCGTTGGATAAGTACACTCGAATTAGGATATTTAACGAATGTCCAAAGAATACGGACGGAATTCGGGAGACGTTGTTCTCTCTGCCGAATATAACTACAGCGCGTCGCCATTTTAGCTTCTATGATAGGAGGAAACCACGGCGTACCTCTTGGTCTGGTATGTATTGATTTAGGAACAGGCAGAGCGAAAAAGTCTGGTTTAACTAAGTTACCTAGGCACCCCAGCATATTTAGATTAGATGTCGTCCAGTGTGCACTCCCACCACCTTTGCTGCCGTTGCAATATGGGACGTCCAATCACAATCGCAAAAACTTGGAAGCCCCTGCCAAAGAGCACCACACCCGACTGCTCCCTGAATTAAGTCTACTAGACCTGTCGCAATGTTAACCCAAGAACAACACAATAATGCCGCTCAAATACAGTATGATTGGTTCACCAATGTCGATAATGAACAACACCGCGTAACGCTTCCAACTGCGCTTCGTTGCCAGGATTTcttgctttggtggtggaaggcTCTATTCCTAAGTACCAGGTTGGATGTGGCTGGTAATGCCTGGTCATAATATGATTTGGTCCGTCATGTGACTCGTCAGAAGCTGAAATATGTCAAACTGGCTGCATTTCATGCGACTTCGCCTGGTTCAATTCATTCAGTTCATATGCATATGCGCTCATACAGGTCCATAATGCGGCTCTTTTTCATCCGCCACGCCGAGTCTGTTAATAACGTCGCCAGCCAACATACTAATGTCATTAACTCGCCCCTAACGACACATGGCGCCGTCCAGGCCCACCGCTTAGCGGATAGGCTAGCTAAAGACGCCGTGATTTCACATGTCTTCTCGTCTCCGCTGACGTGCTGCGTAAGGACAGCGGAAGCTATTAGCGACGCTCAGAATAAGGTCCGGGGAAGGAGCTTGAACGCTATTCAACTCTGGGAGCTCCAGGGACGGGAAGATACTGAGAGCGGCCAAAAGAGCACCGATGCTCGTTCAAGCCGCCCCAAGGACCAGTTATCCATTGACAATTCAGATTGGATGCACGAAATGAGACTCAAGGCAAATTATTTCACGGATAACTACCTTATTCCGCTCCTCTGTTGCGACGACGAAAACGAAATGGCTTGCGCAATTGTCACACAAGGCAACGAGCTAAATGTTCTCGCAAAGGCGTTCTTTGACAGAATTCCACGCGGCGACATCATTCTACCTCCAGATCCAGAGAAACAAGGTCTAATTATAGACTCTTCTCTAGTTGTATTCCCACCTTGGGCTATTACAGGCGTTCTCGACGTTATCGTCTCTCCTCGAAGCGATTCCACAGTTGTACAGCAGCCGACCCCGAAACTACCATTTCAAGCAGATATTAGGCGCGTTAATTGTAGATCTCACCTTGAAAAGTTGCAAAAGGCTCGCGGTGGAGTTGGTAGCGCGCCATTTGACGAGAAACAGCGCACAATACATAATTTCTTCACTCCCCTTCCACAGACACCTAGGCCAGACGATCTTAATAACTGAGTTCCTATTTTGCAAGATGTACTATTTCACTGTTATTGCTAGGAAATAGCACTTTTAGACTATGGGTTGAAGAGCCTGTGGTTGTTGCCAAACTGCTTGCCCTCTGCCATCCCAATTATGTATCTCGCGTAAACATTTTGAACCGTTTCTAGGACAAAGACTGCTCCCTGCAAGTAGTCTCTGGAAAATTCACTTTGCTAGGCAAGTTATGTCTTATATTCCTTACGATATCAGGTTAGCAAACGTGTCTTTTCTGCTCCCTAAAGATGCCAGAGCGGGATAGGTACATTTATGGGTTCTATAGACACATCATCTATCTACAAGGCACCTATTAGCATGTAAAGACTTAGCAAAATACATTGCTAATACAAGGCTTTATCTAATAAGAGCTCTAATTAATATAAGGTACAAGCAAAATCTTTAGATTGCTTCCTTTAGGTATACAAAAATATTTATATACTCTACCATGCTTTAGGTCTAAAATTCCGTATACCTGCTTTATAATGTTACCTACCATACAAATAACGCATATTTCTAGTTAGCTTTAGCTGCAAATAAGGATGCTAACGCTAAACTAAGGTCTCTAACGTAATCCCTAGTATTTATGTGAGGATAAGAGCAAGCTTACTTGGTAATATAAAGATAGGAATTTGGTTTTCCGTGGCATTTAGATTACATCTTTCCTCAAAGATAGCTGCTAAGAAATTAATAGCAGCTAGGTCTTTGTCACAAGCGAAGGGAAACGTGAGATTTTGCAGTTAAACTTAAGTGTATCTAATTTTATAACTCTCCCTGAAAGGCGTGGTGGATTCCATGTTGGTTAATTATGTCACATTTTATATAATAATTTAAACGTGGCCATAAGAAATATCACTGAGCTCTGCGATTTGAGAATTAAGATCCAGGCTATTGGAACGAAGATCTAAGAGCTTAGATACTAAAGAGGAAGATTCAAGAGCAGAGAACCCAGAACTGATCCAACACCACAGTACCACTATGCGCTGACGTCCCTAGTGGATGGCAAGATCCTAGAAAAACTCCTGTGCAGGTGCATGGTTTCTATAATGCATACGTCGGGTAGATCTGTTATAGTATGTGTGTCTATTTTCAGCGCAGCGGTGGTACAATTTTAGACCCTGCTTCCGTCAAGCGTTTGTTATGCCGTGCTATTCTTGGAGCGTGCGCTTttcatccaccaccacctccatAACCCCTCCTCCCAGCACAAAATTAAAATGAGAGGAATTTCTTTCAAAAATGAGCCTGTGTCAACATCGTGATTTCGCCtcccctttttttttgttcccGCATCGTGTTAAAGCCAGATATATCTAGGCAAATTTACTGCGGCATTCATGGCGAATGATACCCGTGGGCGCCACCCGGGTGCGCTAGTCTATTTGGGCATCCAGGTGCCCATGTATCAGTCGCCGCCTCTTACAGATAAAGAGAGAAAAGattcaaaaaaaaaaggcgGGAGTTTAACAAGCTCTTAGGCTCCTAAGCTTAAACGCTATTAATCTTGCTTGCTAAGGCGGCTAGGCTTAGCGCGTTATAACTAAAGTAAGCACAGGGTCAAGGTACTTGGGTTGATGCGGCAGAATCTCTAATACTTAACAGAAATAATTTAGGGGAATCAGGGACGTTGAAAGTTAGGCCCGGTTAATAGTTAGGCCCGGGTAGTAAAACCATCAGGCCCTTGTATTAATTCCCTTATAGAATTTGCGTGGCTAATTATTATGTGATTTCGCGGCTGATTTATAGTGTCCTGGTGCGGTTGGTACGCACGAAGGGCTTCCTTCGGACCGGTCGTTTCCGTGCTACTCTGCAGAGTCTACAGAAAGGGCTTGTTGGTTCTGCGTCGAAAAGATAATTTTGCAAGTTGCATCTTCGATCATTTATGCTATGCTAAAAAGACGAGCCTACGCCTAGAACTCACAAGACCAATAAACGGCAAGAGAGGCTTGACGGTTTAGTTGGTCATCATTCGTTATGGCTGAGGTGCCAAATACCACAGAGTTGAATCACCAAGGCCAAAACGAAGACAAGCAGACAAGGAAGAGGGAAAGAAACCGCCAGGCACAAAGAAACTACCGTATGGCACTGACCCTAAACCTGAAGTTCGACGCAACGAAAGAAATCTTACTTGTCATAGGCTATaaccagaagaagaagatgaaagCCCTGGAGGCCACTGTCGCTCAGTCCATGCGCCTTGCGGAATTACCATCCTCACTTCAGCCGCTGGCTACGCCTGCCCCATCAACATTTACAGACACGGGGGATGCTTATGTGTTGCAAGAGTCGATCTTGACGTTACatgagcagcaacagccagaAAAATGTCAAACTCTGTGGATATCAGAATCAACCTGCACCGACGACCAGTCAAGTATGCAAGCCTTGGCAGGTCATACCCAATCAGTCCTTCACATTGCAGCTCGGAAAGAAAATGTATCGCCTGCTTTTGGACCGCGGTGCCGATGTCAATTTACAAGATTGTGACGGCCGCACGGCGTTACATTTAGCAACAGAGCGTGGACTGGAGGCCATGGTAAGGCTCTTATTAGAAAGAGGCACAGATACAAAGGCGGACTACAATGCTGGGCAAAGTCCTCTTTCCGATGCATCGATGGATATTGGAAATGGAGCGCTAGACTTGGCTCCCCTGAGCTTGCCGATAGACGTTAACTGCAAGGACTTTATGGGCCGTACAGCGCTTCATGTTGCGGTTGAAGGGGGATTCGAGTCCTTGGTTCATTTGCTTCTAGATCACGGAGCGAACATCTCTGCTTGATGCGATGGTGCCACCCCTGGGCTGCCAATGTAATCGACACCGGCGCTGGCTtggcatggcttggctgcTTCCCCTGCACCGTGTCGCCGACGGGAGGGGCTTGATTGCCGCGTCCGGGCCGACACATCGGGAAGGAAACACACCCTGGGGGGTTACTATACCCATTACCATACCACGCATGCACAACGTAATATCTAGAGTGCATGAGGTGAGAGATCTGTAGTGACTTTTCGGGAAGTACTACTTAGATAGTTGCGTGGGCTCCTATATGTTATCCATTATCGTCTCATGGTATCCATTTTCCTCCCAAGCTTTCCCATCATGCCTCCGTGGTTCACATCAAA is a genomic window of Pochonia chlamydosporia 170 chromosome Unknown PCv3seq00010, whole genome shotgun sequence containing:
- a CDS encoding vacuolar sorting protein (similar to Metarhizium robertsii ARSEF 23 XP_007820295.2), which produces MAFFSRVVAIWFLPLSIIWSSVLAEEPLMTVNRFENVAFLINFFGGSDIIMFKDETKGNLYRLADAGVSWQQIKDVPMNKALRLIMHPFDRRRAYILTASKIQFQTDDRGETWTRFDSKALPSKFSDNILIFHARDPGRIILNGMDCEVEMICRDAPVCLSPTTALGELAIAIHSLIWRLLHWTDANFALYSGLRCLDLPLGPRAVG
- a CDS encoding histidine phosphatase superfamily (branch 1) domain-containing protein — encoded protein: MRLFFIRHAESVNNVASQHTNVINSPLTTHGAVQAHRLADRLAKDAVISHVFSSPLTCCVRTAEAISDAQNKVRGRSLNAIQLWELQGREDTESGQKSTDARSSRPKDQLSIDNSDWMHEMRLKANYFTDNYLIPLLCCDDENEMACAIVTQGNELNVLAKAFFDRIPRGDIILPPDPEKQGLIIDSSLVVFPPWAITGVLDVIVSPRSDSTVVQQPTPKLPFQADIRRVNCRSHLEKLQKARGGVGSAPFDEKQRTIHNFFTPLPQTPRPDDLNN
- a CDS encoding ankyrin repeat domain-containing protein; this translates as MSSNSQKNVKLCGYQNQPAPTTSQVCKPWQVIPNQSFTLQLGKKMYRLLLDRGADVNLQDCDGRTALHLATERGLEAMVRLLLERGTDTKADYNAGQSPLSDASMDIGNGALDLAPLSLPIDVNCKDFMGRTALHVAVEGGFESLVHLLLDHGANISA